AATCTTTCTTCTAAATCCACTGATGAATTTTGAAATTCTTGTTGTATTAGAGTTTGTTCTTTGAATACTGCTTCTAAGCCGGTTAATCTCTTGTCCAAAGTCTTGAATTCTTTGAGTAGTTCGTTTAATAATTCTATTCTCTCTTTCTCTTGCCTCTCTTTTATCTCTAATTCTTTTAATAACTCTTGCTCTAGTAGTATCATGATACATCCTTGTAGTAAAGATTTTAGTTTTATCATTTATTGTTGTTTGCCAGTTATATTTTGTTTTATATAAGTTTTCATATTTTGATTTGTTTGTTTGAGTTTTTTGTTTTCCGAATAGAGGCTGTAACTCCATATTGATATAAAAACTATCACTATAAATATTATCGCTGATAATATTTGATATATTTGAGTTTCTTCTTGGCTCTCTTGAAGATTGCTCTTGAAGCCAGTTGTTTCTTTTTTGTATTGCATTGTTAAGTTTTGTTTTGAGTCTGCTAAGCTCTTGATCTCTTTTTGACAGGCTTTGTTTGAATTTGATAATTCTAAATTTCTCAATTGCAACTCCTGAAAAGATGTCTCTAGGTTTGCATATTTCGTTTTCAAAGATGAAACTTCTTGGTTCTTGTTCGCCAGCATTATTTCCATCCCTTGTATCTTTAAACTCTTTTGCTCTTCTTTGTGTCTTTTCTCTGAGTTGCTCCAAGCTTGCAGTGTCTGTAAAGCTTTCATGAAACATATCTCCTTTAAATCTTTTAGCCTTTTTACTATTTGGTAGCTTGACTGATATATAGTCTTTTCCTATTCTGGTTACTTCTATATTGCTATTTTTAAGGGCTTTTAAGATGTCATCTCTACAGCTAAATTCATTATTGATTAATTTATCTACTAGTATCTTTTCAAGTTCTATATAATCCTTTATAGATTTTAATTCTTTCCTTGAGCCTTGAAGTATATGAGCTTTAACAGGGTCTTTTGGATCTGTAAAACCAAATTTAAAGTTTATGTAGTTTTGCCAAGAGTCTACGAGAGGTCTATCTACCCTATCATAGTATGGGTTAAAAGCTAGTCCTGTTATTAGATCTATCTTTGGAATGGCGAAATTTAGTTCAAGCCGCCCCTTGTCTATATGTTCTACCCATAAGATATTGTATCTATCTTTATCATTTCCAAATAAAAGAGTTTCAAATTCATCTATTATTGTTTGTTTTAAAGATAGATCAATATCTTTTTCTTCAAACGATAGACAGTCCATACATAGTTTTTGTTTTTTAGTTATGTTTGAAACTATATTTCTGGTTATAGCCTCATTTCCTTTTAAAACTCTAGCCGTTTGATCTTTGACTCTATGATTTAAAAGATAGTTAATTCCGGATATACTTCCGCCTTGTTTGTTAGAAAAGAATTTAACTAACAATTCTTATCCTTATCCAACAAACTATTTATAGAATTAGAAATTTCAATAATACGCTTTAAGACTATAGAGTCTATGCTTTTAGTTGTGTTAACATGTTTAGTTATCTGGTTGAGATTACTACCCACCCTTGAAAGTTGGTTAACCATAGCTTTATCGAATTTATGGATAGGGGGTTTGGAATAAAGGATAATATGTCTAATGTAGACAGATCTGCTTACACCTGACATGCTTGCTTTGAACTCTAGATTGTTAATTTCCGAGTCGTTTAGCCTAATGGTTATTCTATTAATTCGATTATGTTTTGCTTTCATTATATTACTTTTTGTCTAGAATTAGTTAAAAACTGAGCGATTGCAACAAGAGTAAATACTATACGAGAGTTCTTTGCGTCTCCTATCTTTACATACGATGGTAAACTTCTGCCATCTTTTATCCTGAGATCAAGAGTGGAAACACCTATACCAAGAGCTTTAGCAGTCTCTTGTCTATTAAGAGACTGCTTGCCTGGAAATTGACGTTCAAGACTTTGAAGAGTTTTTTCAAAAAAATCCATTGATTCCATTTAAATTCCTTTAATTTTTTATCTATTCAATATTAATTATAGTCGTTAGTATAATTCTTCAACAAAAAATATAAAAATTTATAAAAAAGACAATAGAATGTAGTAGTTTAAGGCAAATTAGGGTAATTTAGAATAAAAAATATTTTTATAGATAAAAGCAAGGCTATAACTTATCGATATTTAAAAACTGGTTGAGACAATATGTATATATTAATAGTTTACATATTAATATATAATCCATTTTACTAGTTTAAATATTTAGAATTCCAAATAATACATCTCAAAATAGTTTAAAATAGTCCAGAA
This sequence is a window from Campylobacter sp. RM16189. Protein-coding genes within it:
- a CDS encoding relaxase/mobilization nuclease domain-containing protein is translated as MLVKFFSNKQGGSISGINYLLNHRVKDQTARVLKGNEAITRNIVSNITKKQKLCMDCLSFEEKDIDLSLKQTIIDEFETLLFGNDKDRYNILWVEHIDKGRLELNFAIPKIDLITGLAFNPYYDRVDRPLVDSWQNYINFKFGFTDPKDPVKAHILQGSRKELKSIKDYIELEKILVDKLINNEFSCRDDILKALKNSNIEVTRIGKDYISVKLPNSKKAKRFKGDMFHESFTDTASLEQLREKTQRRAKEFKDTRDGNNAGEQEPRSFIFENEICKPRDIFSGVAIEKFRIIKFKQSLSKRDQELSRLKTKLNNAIQKRNNWLQEQSSREPRRNSNISNIISDNIYSDSFYINMELQPLFGKQKTQTNKSKYENLYKTKYNWQTTINDKTKIFTTRMYHDTTRARVIKRIRDKREARERENRIIKRTTQRIQDFGQEINRLRSSIQRTNSNTTRISKFISGFRRKIDVLRELSFDIISRVGWVKREARNLFKLKLNRSKEISKKRDISDMGFG